A single genomic interval of Granulicella tundricola MP5ACTX9 harbors:
- a CDS encoding RNA polymerase sigma factor produces MSDSSILSSGICVGERGSVISELDDIDGLVRVYRPRLLRYVAFSINDQDLAESITQDCLLKAFNARGSFRGDCSVSTWLFGIANNLIRDNLRTKKFQFWRKARATALDVTEMASFLPSHASSAEARVLAEERLRQVRDVVEELSVNQRRVFMLRFTEELDLDEISEITGMPINTVKTHLHRAISAIRTKLGGTK; encoded by the coding sequence ATGTCCGACTCGTCTATTCTCAGCAGTGGGATCTGCGTGGGTGAGCGGGGGAGCGTTATTTCAGAGCTGGACGATATCGACGGGCTGGTGCGGGTGTATCGGCCGCGGCTGCTGCGGTATGTCGCGTTTTCGATCAACGATCAGGATCTGGCGGAGAGCATTACGCAGGACTGCCTGTTGAAGGCGTTCAATGCGCGCGGGAGCTTCCGGGGCGACTGCTCGGTGAGTACGTGGCTGTTTGGGATTGCGAATAACCTGATCCGGGATAATCTGCGGACGAAGAAGTTTCAGTTCTGGCGGAAGGCCAGGGCGACGGCGCTGGATGTGACGGAGATGGCTTCGTTTCTGCCGAGCCATGCGAGTTCGGCTGAGGCGAGGGTGCTGGCGGAGGAGCGTCTGCGGCAGGTGAGGGATGTAGTGGAAGAGCTGAGCGTGAATCAGCGGCGGGTGTTCATGCTGCGGTTTACGGAGGAGCTGGACCTGGATGAGATCTCGGAGATTACGGGGATGCCGATCAACACGGTGAAGACGCATCTGCATCGCGCGATCAGTGCGATCCGGACGAAGCTGGGAGGGACGAAGTGA
- the pdxH gene encoding pyridoxamine 5'-phosphate oxidase: MPEPNTRCGMTMEQAVDPIDFFNCWMEDAKHSELNDPNAMSLATATPDGLPSVRIVLLKTVDAKGFSFYTNGESRKGRELRANTHAALALHWKSRQRQVRVEGTITELPPEDVDAYFKRRHRMSQIGAWASQQSRPLDSRAALLQSTEEIEKRFPGEVPRPPYWTGFVVKPTSIEFWQEGDYRLHDRIVFTPTPNNSWTKQRLYP; encoded by the coding sequence ATGCCGGAACCCAACACTCGCTGCGGCATGACCATGGAACAAGCCGTAGACCCCATCGACTTCTTCAACTGCTGGATGGAAGACGCCAAACACTCAGAGCTCAACGATCCCAACGCCATGAGCCTCGCCACCGCCACCCCGGATGGCCTTCCCTCGGTCCGCATCGTCCTCCTCAAAACCGTTGACGCCAAAGGCTTTAGCTTCTACACCAACGGCGAATCCCGCAAAGGCCGCGAGCTCCGCGCCAACACCCACGCCGCCCTCGCCCTCCATTGGAAGTCCCGCCAGCGCCAGGTCCGCGTCGAAGGAACCATCACCGAGCTCCCCCCGGAAGACGTCGACGCCTACTTCAAACGCCGTCATCGCATGAGCCAGATCGGCGCCTGGGCCTCCCAGCAATCCCGCCCTCTCGACTCCCGCGCCGCCCTCCTCCAAAGCACCGAAGAGATTGAAAAGCGCTTCCCCGGCGAGGTCCCCCGCCCCCCTTACTGGACCGGCTTCGTCGTCAAACCCACCTCCATCGAGTTCTGGCAGGAAGGCGACTACCGCCTCCACGACCGCATCGTCTTCACCCCCACCCCAAACAACTCCTGGACCAAACAACGCCTCTACCCATAA
- a CDS encoding EcsC family protein: MTPQDTALLATAKQNLEAESFAMKVAAKVGVPFETLMRMLPAGAQASIGEAVNRALEQCLQVALLDTRTTIAPRSKRLHTAATAVTGAIGGFFGLPGLAIELPVTTTVMLHSIAEIARSHGEDLTQPEPALACLQVFALGPNHTRLNSGAEASESAYYATRAALTQVTREAASYVAEKGLAKEGAPALVSFIARVAARFGLEVSEKAAAQLIPVAGAAGGLALNIMFTNHFQRLAEGHFAIRHLERKYGQPEVHQLYESLPTTP; encoded by the coding sequence ATGACCCCCCAAGACACCGCCCTCCTCGCCACCGCCAAGCAAAACCTCGAAGCCGAATCCTTCGCCATGAAGGTAGCCGCCAAGGTAGGCGTCCCCTTTGAAACCCTCATGCGCATGCTCCCCGCAGGAGCCCAGGCAAGCATCGGCGAAGCCGTCAACCGCGCACTCGAGCAGTGTCTCCAGGTAGCCCTTCTCGACACTCGCACAACGATCGCCCCCCGCAGCAAGCGCCTCCACACCGCCGCCACCGCGGTCACCGGAGCCATCGGAGGCTTCTTCGGCCTCCCCGGCCTCGCCATCGAGCTCCCCGTCACCACCACCGTCATGCTCCACTCCATCGCCGAAATCGCCCGTTCCCACGGCGAAGACCTCACCCAGCCCGAACCCGCTCTCGCCTGCCTCCAGGTCTTCGCCCTGGGCCCCAATCACACCCGTCTCAACAGCGGCGCGGAGGCCTCGGAGAGCGCCTACTACGCCACCCGGGCAGCCCTCACCCAAGTCACCCGTGAAGCCGCCTCCTACGTCGCCGAAAAGGGTCTAGCCAAGGAGGGCGCACCCGCCCTGGTCTCCTTCATCGCCCGAGTAGCCGCCCGCTTCGGCCTCGAAGTCAGCGAGAAAGCTGCCGCCCAGCTCATCCCGGTAGCCGGAGCCGCCGGAGGCCTCGCCTTGAACATCATGTTCACCAACCACTTCCAGCGCCTCGCAGAAGGCCACTTCGCCATCCGCCACCTCGAACGCAAATACGGCCAACCCGAAGTCCACCAACTCTACGAGTCCCTCCCCACCACCCCCTAA
- a CDS encoding RNB domain-containing ribonuclease yields the protein MTTHGVVFDLAAAARAEMVREGFNLLPLDGEEVEAGEREVEEIRGSFEPMSQKRDMGHPEARDLRGLSWSSIDNDTSRDLDQVEWAERTQAGIRVLVGIADVAAAVGKDTVLDRAAALQTQTVYTAVHNFPMLPNELSTDLTSLNEGQDRRAIVCEFTVTGDGGLVGTALYEAWVRNGAQLAYSTVGPWLEGKARGDGRTDPKILNDAAIQAQLRLQDEAAQLLHRQRVAQGALEFNRVEADPVVIDGKVQSIKAVMRNRASDLIADLMIASNETMARMLRESGRSSIRRVVRSPERWSRIVALVAAKGTALPESPDARALNKFLVAQQASDPVHYPDLSLAIIKLMGPGEYVLAAGGSEEQPGHFGLAALDYTHSTAPNRRFADLVTQRIVKALLRGEGAPYSDEELAGIAAHCNERDAAARKVERAMQKRVAAVALGHLIGHQFTGVITGAKDKGTYIRIFDPPVEGKIVRGFEGLDVGDTATVTLSEADPVHAFIDFTRP from the coding sequence ATGACTACTCATGGGGTTGTGTTCGATCTTGCTGCTGCTGCTCGTGCCGAGATGGTGCGGGAGGGGTTTAACCTTTTGCCGTTGGATGGGGAGGAGGTTGAGGCGGGAGAGAGGGAGGTTGAGGAGATACGGGGTTCTTTTGAACCCATGTCTCAGAAGCGAGACATGGGGCACCCAGAGGCTAGGGACTTGAGGGGGTTGAGTTGGTCTTCGATCGATAACGATACTTCGCGGGATCTGGATCAGGTGGAGTGGGCGGAGAGGACGCAGGCGGGGATTCGGGTGCTGGTGGGGATTGCGGATGTGGCGGCGGCGGTGGGGAAGGATACGGTGCTGGATCGGGCTGCGGCTTTGCAGACGCAGACGGTTTATACGGCGGTGCATAACTTTCCTATGCTGCCGAATGAGCTTTCGACTGATCTGACGAGCTTGAATGAAGGGCAGGATCGGCGGGCGATCGTGTGTGAGTTTACGGTGACGGGGGATGGTGGGCTGGTGGGGACGGCGTTGTATGAGGCGTGGGTGAGGAATGGGGCGCAACTGGCTTACTCGACTGTGGGGCCGTGGCTGGAGGGGAAGGCGCGGGGGGATGGGCGGACGGACCCCAAGATTTTGAACGATGCGGCGATTCAGGCGCAGTTGAGGCTGCAGGATGAGGCGGCGCAGTTGCTGCACAGGCAGAGGGTGGCGCAGGGGGCGCTGGAGTTCAATCGGGTGGAGGCCGATCCGGTGGTGATCGACGGGAAGGTGCAGTCGATCAAGGCGGTGATGCGGAACCGGGCTTCGGATCTCATTGCGGACCTGATGATCGCTTCGAATGAGACGATGGCTCGGATGCTGCGGGAGTCGGGGCGGTCGAGTATACGGCGGGTGGTAAGGTCGCCGGAGCGGTGGTCAAGAATTGTGGCGCTGGTGGCGGCTAAGGGGACTGCGCTGCCTGAGAGTCCGGATGCGCGGGCTTTGAATAAATTTCTGGTGGCTCAACAGGCCAGTGACCCGGTGCATTATCCGGATCTGTCGCTGGCGATTATCAAGCTGATGGGGCCGGGGGAGTATGTGCTCGCTGCGGGTGGGTCTGAGGAGCAGCCGGGGCACTTTGGGCTGGCGGCGCTGGACTATACGCATTCGACTGCGCCGAATCGGCGGTTTGCGGATCTGGTGACGCAGAGGATTGTGAAGGCTTTGCTGCGGGGTGAGGGTGCTCCGTATAGCGATGAGGAGTTGGCGGGGATTGCGGCGCATTGCAATGAGCGGGATGCGGCGGCTCGGAAGGTGGAGCGGGCGATGCAGAAGAGGGTGGCGGCGGTGGCTTTAGGACACTTGATTGGGCATCAGTTTACGGGGGTGATCACGGGGGCCAAGGACAAGGGGACTTATATACGGATCTTCGATCCTCCGGTGGAGGGGAAGATCGTGCGAGGGTTTGAAGGGTTGGATGTGGGGGATACGGCTACCGTAACGTTGAGTGAGGCGGACCCGGTGCATGCTTTTATTGACTTTACTCGGCCGTAA
- a CDS encoding IS110 family RNA-guided transposase, giving the protein MQIHSVGIDLGKTTFHLVALSAAGKVLLRKKFTQKQLITFTANMQTSLIGMEACSGAHFLGRALRAQGHDVKLIPAQFVKPFVKSNKNDFLDAEAIAEAVDRQNMRFVPIKTDDQLDLQAMHRVRDRLVARRTSVINQLRAFLLERGMVFAKTPIKLRQAMPEILENAESNLTPRMRNLVSLLWSEWKDLQQQIVAMNEEVEQIASSDPACQRLRQIPGIGPLVATAIVAAIGNGAAFHKGREFSAWLGLVPRQHSTGGKARLFGISKRGNRYLRKLLVHGARSAVLIVKRERSPFGPWLDGLEQRAPVKVVITAAANKLARMAWAVLSSGNDYRPATAPMPA; this is encoded by the coding sequence ATGCAGATTCATTCGGTTGGCATAGATCTGGGTAAGACGACCTTTCACCTCGTAGCCCTGAGCGCAGCTGGCAAGGTGCTGTTGCGCAAGAAGTTCACTCAGAAGCAACTGATCACCTTCACCGCGAACATGCAGACCTCCTTGATCGGGATGGAGGCATGTTCAGGAGCGCACTTCCTGGGCCGGGCTTTGCGAGCGCAAGGCCACGACGTGAAGCTGATTCCAGCGCAGTTTGTAAAGCCGTTCGTGAAGTCGAATAAGAACGACTTCCTGGATGCTGAGGCGATCGCTGAAGCCGTCGACCGACAGAACATGCGCTTCGTTCCGATCAAGACCGACGATCAGCTCGACCTGCAAGCCATGCATCGTGTGCGTGACAGGCTTGTCGCTCGCCGGACGTCCGTGATCAACCAGCTGCGAGCCTTTCTGCTGGAGCGCGGCATGGTTTTCGCCAAGACTCCCATCAAGTTGAGACAAGCGATGCCAGAGATACTCGAGAACGCGGAGTCGAACCTGACGCCACGCATGCGCAACCTTGTCAGCCTGCTCTGGAGCGAGTGGAAGGATCTTCAGCAGCAGATCGTTGCGATGAACGAAGAGGTCGAGCAGATCGCTTCTTCCGACCCCGCATGCCAACGGCTGAGACAAATCCCCGGCATCGGCCCCTTGGTCGCAACCGCAATCGTCGCTGCGATCGGCAACGGAGCAGCCTTCCATAAGGGCCGAGAGTTCTCCGCATGGCTTGGACTTGTACCCCGACAGCACTCGACCGGCGGCAAGGCGAGACTCTTCGGCATCAGCAAGCGAGGTAACCGCTACCTGAGAAAGCTGCTCGTCCATGGCGCCCGATCAGCAGTTCTCATCGTCAAGCGAGAGCGTTCCCCGTTTGGGCCTTGGCTTGATGGTCTGGAACAACGAGCACCGGTGAAGGTCGTCATTACAGCCGCAGCCAACAAGCTTGCTCGTATGGCCTGGGCGGTGCTCTCAAGCGGCAATGACTACCGCCCAGCAACGGCTCCGATGCCGGCCTGA